From Petrotoga sp. 9PW.55.5.1, the proteins below share one genomic window:
- a CDS encoding heme NO-binding domain-containing protein, whose amino-acid sequence MKGMLIETWLETWRNTYGNDFVNEMMDNVGIPRNKHFSPFEDLEEEKVNSLLDLMTKKSKKSKDEIMKELGNKNIYTFKKYYPNFFKKKGLLSFLSSMNDVHKSLTRRIQGARPPAIEFEIIDSNSAFLTYRSFRDMRYYFLGLLEGSAEVFDEKIEYEILDQGTTEKGSFIKIKLKSEKPYAKVKKTTFLLAIGFSVIKSFFTSLTFYSIVVIFVLSWLFNFLLGTNWYSSLLTGVLSGLFIFFMGGYFKRIFNYSNEGLKSLSNQNYDEPFLLKGESLLEKHTREIDKIRNELNGLFIELSGDIEEIETFTSRVGERAKEMRDVSDSISELVEQVAISSEQIATDAESISNVIDTNVNTIQDIINQETHMVESLEDAVKKINNSSIKVENSSNEIEEMSERFSSLVKESDKLEEDTKEILKVVDTVKGIAEQTNLLALNAAIEASRAGEAGRGFAVVADEIRSLAEESKTAASQIDKILNRISSGITLFTQTVEKEYTSMKEGANNLRVSSKDNRESADNIEKITNDIRHILNALSAEGTKLEDLTKNTQNLLAISEEGSATAEEISSSVKTFVNNIRDILEDLVEIENFIADLKGTFSQRNQ is encoded by the coding sequence ATGAAAGGTATGCTAATTGAAACATGGCTTGAAACATGGAGAAATACTTATGGAAATGATTTTGTTAACGAAATGATGGATAATGTAGGAATTCCAAGGAACAAACACTTTTCTCCTTTTGAAGATCTAGAAGAAGAAAAAGTAAATAGTTTATTGGATCTAATGACAAAAAAATCAAAAAAATCTAAAGATGAGATAATGAAAGAACTTGGAAACAAAAATATATATACTTTTAAAAAATATTATCCTAATTTTTTTAAAAAGAAAGGGCTTTTATCTTTTTTATCTTCTATGAATGACGTTCATAAATCTCTAACAAGAAGGATTCAAGGGGCTAGACCTCCAGCAATAGAATTCGAAATTATCGATAGCAATTCTGCTTTTTTAACTTATCGATCCTTTAGGGATATGAGATATTATTTTTTAGGACTATTAGAGGGTAGCGCTGAAGTTTTTGACGAAAAAATAGAATATGAAATTCTAGATCAAGGAACCACTGAAAAAGGTAGTTTTATAAAAATAAAACTCAAAAGTGAAAAACCATACGCTAAAGTAAAGAAAACTACTTTTCTTTTAGCAATTGGTTTTAGTGTAATAAAGTCTTTCTTTACTTCATTAACCTTTTATTCTATAGTTGTAATTTTTGTTTTGTCTTGGCTTTTTAATTTTCTTTTAGGAACTAATTGGTACAGTTCTTTATTAACCGGAGTCTTGTCGGGTTTATTCATATTCTTTATGGGCGGCTATTTTAAGAGAATTTTCAATTATTCAAATGAGGGTTTAAAAAGTCTATCCAATCAGAATTATGACGAACCATTTTTACTTAAAGGAGAATCATTATTGGAAAAACATACCAGAGAAATAGATAAAATTAGAAATGAATTAAACGGTTTATTTATTGAATTATCAGGAGATATAGAGGAGATAGAAACATTCACTTCAAGAGTAGGGGAAAGAGCCAAAGAAATGCGAGATGTTAGCGATTCTATTAGTGAGTTAGTAGAACAAGTAGCCATAAGTTCAGAGCAAATTGCTACCGATGCAGAGTCTATTTCTAACGTAATAGATACAAATGTTAATACAATTCAAGATATTATTAATCAAGAAACTCACATGGTAGAATCCTTAGAAGATGCTGTTAAGAAAATTAACAATTCTTCTATAAAAGTTGAAAACTCTTCAAATGAAATAGAAGAGATGAGTGAACGGTTTAGCAGTTTAGTAAAGGAAAGCGACAAATTGGAAGAAGATACCAAGGAAATATTAAAAGTAGTAGATACAGTAAAAGGTATAGCAGAACAAACAAATCTTTTGGCTCTTAATGCAGCAATAGAAGCTTCAAGAGCCGGAGAAGCAGGAAGAGGATTTGCTGTTGTTGCTGATGAAATAAGATCGTTAGCTGAAGAAAGTAAAACAGCGGCTTCACAGATAGACAAAATACTAAATAGAATTTCATCAGGAATAACTTTATTCACGCAAACAGTAGAAAAAGAATATACTTCCATGAAAGAAGGAGCAAACAATTTAAGAGTTAGCTCAAAAGACAACAGAGAATCCGCTGATAATATTGAAAAAATAACAAACGATATTAGACACATCTTGAACGCTCTTAGTGCTGAAGGAACAAAACTAGAGGACTTAACAAAAAACACTCAAAACTTACTAGCAATTTCCGAAGAAGGTTCTGCAACCGCAGAGGAAATTTCCTCATCAGTTAAAACTTTTGTAAACAATATCAGAGATATACTTGAAGATTTAGTAGAAATTGAAAATTTCATTGCAGATCTAAAGGGCACATTTTCACAAAGGAATCAGTAA
- a CDS encoding ATP-dependent Clp protease ATP-binding subunit — MRFNPNDFTEKSLKSFQEAQNVLGYFGGNILKPEHLLLAILNIKDENIEQLFESSNIITLKNKLEEALSQEMGVYYSMPYSGQQGIYLSNSMANCLQIAKSESKKMGFKKVPLLALLLGILLEGSSPASKLLATFTSEALIREQLQELTEQGDEEVEGEMGNPLKKFTIDLTKEAKKGKLTPVIGREKEINRIIEILSRKSKNNPVLVGDAGVGKTAVVEGLAQLIVEENPPEHLKNKTILQLDMAGLLAGSKFRGEFEERLKSVIDTVKKKNEEIILFIDELHNIIGAGVSEGNAMDAANILKPALARGEIKVIGATTYEEFKKYIEKDKALARRFQPVYVQEPSVNDAIEILKGIKATYEKHHGVEILDEAIVGAVKLSHRYINDRYLPDKAIDLIDEACARVKLRNSAKPEKIREIEAKMGILEEEINKLTLEEKYEEASKKKAEYFDLQKELEKTQKAVQRVQSEIGNVVDEDIIASLIQEWTGIPVTRMVEDEKKKLANLENEIHQRLIDQEEAVKTVTEHIKKARAGLKDPKKPVGSFLFLGPTGVGKTELARTLAEILFGTEDALVRIDMSEYMEKFNVSRLIGSAPGYVGYEEGGQLTEIIRRRPYSVVLFDEIEKAHPDVFNILLQILDDGRLTDSQGRTVNFSNTIIILTSNLGSEFINKSKKSMGFVEESEEETFRDIKEEVLGQVKTLFRPEFINRLDDIIVFKPLSLAHVKEIVNIMVSRLEERLKEKEIKIEITESAKEILAKEGFDPVYGARPLRRVIERKIESPLANMIIEDTIKEGDTVIVDSKDGENLDIRKAAGEIAKKRD; from the coding sequence ATGAGATTTAATCCAAATGATTTTACTGAAAAATCTTTAAAGAGTTTCCAAGAAGCTCAAAATGTATTAGGATACTTTGGCGGAAATATATTAAAACCAGAACATTTATTGTTGGCAATTTTAAATATTAAAGACGAGAATATTGAACAATTGTTTGAAAGTTCAAACATTATTACTTTAAAAAACAAATTAGAGGAAGCTTTATCTCAAGAAATGGGAGTTTATTATTCTATGCCATATAGTGGTCAGCAAGGCATCTATTTATCAAATAGTATGGCAAATTGTTTACAAATAGCTAAATCTGAATCAAAAAAGATGGGTTTTAAAAAAGTTCCTTTACTTGCTCTGTTGCTAGGAATTTTGTTAGAAGGAAGTTCTCCAGCATCAAAATTACTGGCTACCTTTACTTCTGAAGCTTTAATAAGAGAACAACTTCAGGAATTAACTGAACAAGGTGATGAAGAAGTCGAAGGAGAAATGGGGAATCCTTTGAAAAAATTCACTATTGATTTAACTAAAGAAGCAAAGAAAGGAAAACTGACTCCAGTCATTGGCAGGGAAAAAGAGATTAATAGAATTATAGAAATATTATCAAGAAAATCAAAAAATAATCCTGTTTTAGTAGGAGATGCAGGCGTGGGTAAAACGGCTGTTGTTGAAGGTTTAGCTCAATTGATAGTTGAAGAAAATCCTCCCGAACATTTAAAAAATAAAACTATTCTTCAATTAGATATGGCTGGACTTTTAGCGGGTTCAAAGTTTAGAGGAGAGTTTGAAGAAAGATTAAAATCTGTGATTGATACTGTAAAGAAAAAAAACGAAGAGATTATTCTATTTATTGATGAATTGCACAACATTATTGGAGCTGGTGTTTCAGAAGGGAACGCAATGGATGCAGCAAACATTTTAAAACCAGCATTAGCCAGAGGAGAAATCAAGGTCATAGGTGCAACAACTTACGAAGAGTTTAAAAAATATATAGAAAAAGACAAGGCATTAGCAAGAAGGTTTCAACCAGTTTACGTTCAAGAGCCTTCAGTTAATGATGCAATAGAGATATTAAAAGGTATAAAAGCTACTTATGAAAAACATCATGGTGTTGAAATACTCGATGAAGCAATAGTGGGTGCTGTTAAACTTTCTCATAGATACATTAACGACAGGTATTTACCAGATAAAGCTATTGATTTAATAGATGAAGCGTGTGCTAGAGTCAAGTTAAGAAATTCTGCTAAACCTGAGAAAATTAGAGAAATAGAAGCAAAAATGGGAATTCTTGAAGAAGAGATTAATAAGCTCACATTAGAAGAAAAATACGAGGAAGCTTCCAAAAAAAAGGCAGAGTATTTTGACCTACAAAAAGAATTAGAAAAAACTCAAAAAGCTGTGCAAAGAGTTCAAAGTGAGATTGGTAATGTTGTTGATGAAGATATTATAGCTTCTTTAATTCAAGAATGGACTGGTATTCCTGTTACAAGAATGGTTGAAGATGAGAAAAAGAAACTTGCTAATCTCGAAAATGAGATACATCAGCGACTTATTGATCAGGAAGAAGCAGTAAAAACTGTTACAGAACACATTAAAAAAGCAAGAGCTGGGTTAAAAGACCCAAAAAAACCTGTAGGTTCTTTCTTATTCTTAGGTCCAACAGGTGTGGGAAAAACAGAATTAGCAAGAACTTTGGCAGAAATCTTATTTGGTACAGAAGATGCTCTTGTTAGGATAGATATGAGTGAATATATGGAAAAGTTCAATGTTTCAAGATTAATTGGTTCGGCACCTGGATACGTTGGTTACGAAGAAGGAGGACAATTAACAGAAATTATTAGAAGAAGACCTTATTCTGTTGTACTTTTCGATGAAATTGAGAAAGCTCATCCAGATGTTTTTAATATTTTACTTCAGATTTTAGATGATGGAAGATTAACAGATTCTCAAGGCAGAACAGTTAATTTTAGTAATACAATAATTATATTAACATCTAACTTAGGTTCTGAATTTATCAACAAGTCCAAAAAAAGTATGGGCTTTGTAGAAGAGAGTGAAGAAGAAACATTTAGAGATATAAAAGAAGAAGTGCTTGGACAAGTAAAAACCCTATTTAGGCCAGAATTTATTAATAGGTTAGATGATATTATTGTATTCAAACCATTAAGCCTTGCTCATGTAAAAGAAATTGTTAATATAATGGTTTCTAGGTTAGAAGAAAGATTAAAAGAAAAAGAAATAAAAATTGAAATTACAGAATCTGCGAAAGAAATTTTAGCCAAAGAAGGATTTGATCCAGTATATGGGGCAAGGCCTTTAAGAAGAGTTATAGAAAGAAAGATTGAATCACCTTTAGCAAACATGATTATAGAAGATACAATTAAAGAAGGAGATACTGTTATAGTAGATTCAAAAGATGGCGAAAATTTAGACATAAGAAAAGCTGCTGGGGAAATAGCAAAAAAGCGGGATTAA
- the rd gene encoding rubredoxin → MKKYRCTICGYIYDPEAGDPDNGIEPGTSFEDLPEDWTCPVCGAGKEDFELLDD, encoded by the coding sequence ATGAAAAAATACAGATGCACTATTTGTGGTTATATTTACGATCCAGAAGCTGGAGATCCAGATAACGGAATAGAACCTGGAACATCTTTTGAAGATTTGCCAGAAGATTGGACTTGCCCTGTTTGTGGAGCAGGCAAGGAAGATTTTGAACTTCTTGATGATTAA
- a CDS encoding PadR family transcriptional regulator — translation MPEINKKIQKYLNKILNGLIQIHILHHAKQEPIYGSWMIEELKKHGYNVSPGTVYPLLHKMEAEKLLTKKIEFIEGKRRVYYETSKQGEILLRELKDKVQELFHEIL, via the coding sequence ATGCCAGAAATAAATAAAAAAATACAAAAATATTTAAACAAAATTCTTAACGGTTTAATACAAATACACATACTTCACCATGCCAAACAAGAACCTATCTATGGAAGTTGGATGATAGAAGAATTAAAAAAACATGGTTACAATGTTAGCCCAGGAACGGTTTATCCTTTATTACACAAAATGGAGGCAGAAAAACTATTAACTAAAAAGATTGAATTTATAGAGGGAAAGAGAAGGGTTTATTACGAAACTTCAAAACAGGGAGAAATTTTATTAAGAGAGCTAAAAGATAAAGTTCAAGAACTTTTTCATGAGATATTATAA
- a CDS encoding bZIP transcription factor, which produces MSQNEKIKDVKELEIRIEKLEAENSENKAAISDLEYQNAQMKKKLNNLWHKLKVLFFLSLALLVMIVLMFTTTPPIVVGLWIIFGTVFLTIALFVFFARFTFTKFD; this is translated from the coding sequence ATGTCCCAAAACGAAAAAATTAAAGACGTTAAAGAGTTAGAAATTAGGATTGAGAAATTAGAAGCTGAGAATAGTGAAAATAAAGCAGCCATAAGTGATTTAGAATATCAAAATGCTCAAATGAAAAAAAAGTTAAATAATTTGTGGCATAAATTAAAAGTTTTGTTTTTTTTAAGCTTAGCTTTATTGGTTATGATTGTATTAATGTTTACTACTACTCCCCCAATTGTTGTGGGACTGTGGATAATATTTGGCACGGTGTTTTTAACTATTGCTTTGTTTGTTTTCTTTGCTAGATTTACTTTCACAAAATTTGATTGA
- a CDS encoding class II SORL domain-containing protein, whose product MLGDVIKIKDFKEEKHVPTIDCVDKVKANEEFEVDIQVGKEIKHPNTVEHHIEWIDLFIQYDDDPNTVHLGRYIFGAVVSEPHIKSKLNLSKSGTLIALSHCNIHGLWENTKKIVVE is encoded by the coding sequence TTGCTAGGTGATGTAATAAAAATTAAGGATTTTAAAGAAGAAAAACATGTTCCTACTATTGATTGCGTAGATAAGGTTAAGGCAAATGAAGAATTTGAAGTAGATATTCAAGTAGGAAAAGAGATAAAACATCCTAATACCGTAGAACACCATATTGAATGGATCGATCTATTTATTCAATATGATGATGATCCAAATACTGTTCATCTTGGAAGATATATCTTTGGGGCAGTTGTTAGTGAGCCTCATATAAAATCAAAGTTAAATTTATCAAAAAGTGGTACTTTAATAGCTCTTTCTCACTGTAATATTCATGGATTATGGGAAAATACTAAAAAAATTGTAGTTGAGTAA
- a CDS encoding MFS transporter — MGIVSLFADITHEGARSLIGPYLGLLGASATVVGFVSGLGEFIGYSLRLLTGYLSDKTRRYWLFTFLGYTMDLFAVPLLALAGRWEVAAILIIMERTGKAIRKPSKDTLISYAAKNVGTGKGFAIAEVLDQIGAVSGPLILSLILLFRPAEELGNYKFAFGVLLIPALITLILLAISRLNFPQPEKFEIKEEKVSTQGLTKSYWLYLVAISLIAAGFADFPLLAFHFQKMNILSSSVIPFLYAIAMGVDAISSLIFGFFYDKVGILSLILASSLSLLFSPFSFLSNSVLIITLGVVLWGIGMGAQESILKSVVADLVNKEKRGTAYGFFNAIFGLFWFVGSATMGILYDYSVVSLVVFSIILEGSAVITLLILKTKLQKA; from the coding sequence ATGGGGATTGTTAGTTTGTTTGCAGATATTACCCACGAAGGGGCACGGAGTCTAATAGGTCCATATTTAGGATTATTAGGAGCTAGTGCAACGGTTGTTGGTTTTGTTTCGGGATTGGGGGAGTTTATAGGATACAGTTTAAGATTACTAACCGGATATCTGAGTGATAAAACTAGAAGATATTGGCTTTTCACTTTTCTAGGATATACAATGGATTTATTTGCTGTTCCTTTACTAGCATTAGCAGGAAGATGGGAAGTAGCAGCTATTTTAATAATCATGGAAAGAACAGGAAAAGCGATTAGGAAACCCTCAAAAGACACTCTAATTTCCTATGCGGCAAAAAACGTAGGAACTGGTAAAGGTTTCGCAATAGCAGAGGTTCTAGATCAAATAGGCGCGGTTTCTGGGCCCTTGATTTTGAGTTTAATCTTATTATTTAGACCGGCAGAAGAATTAGGGAATTATAAATTTGCATTTGGTGTGTTATTAATACCTGCTTTGATAACATTAATATTATTAGCTATAAGCAGATTAAATTTCCCACAACCAGAAAAATTTGAGATAAAAGAAGAAAAGGTTTCGACTCAAGGATTAACCAAATCATATTGGTTATATTTAGTAGCTATTTCTTTAATTGCCGCTGGATTTGCTGACTTTCCATTGTTGGCATTTCATTTTCAAAAAATGAATATCTTAAGTTCTTCTGTTATTCCTTTTCTATATGCAATAGCTATGGGAGTAGATGCCATTTCATCTCTAATATTTGGTTTTTTCTATGACAAAGTAGGCATTTTAAGCCTTATACTAGCATCAAGTTTATCCTTATTGTTTTCACCATTTTCCTTCTTATCAAACTCTGTTTTAATAATTACATTAGGAGTCGTTCTATGGGGCATTGGGATGGGCGCGCAAGAGTCAATTTTAAAATCAGTAGTAGCAGATTTGGTTAATAAAGAAAAAAGAGGAACAGCATATGGTTTTTTCAATGCAATATTCGGACTTTTTTGGTTTGTAGGAAGTGCTACAATGGGAATATTATATGACTATTCAGTTGTTAGTTTGGTAGTGTTTTCTATTATATTGGAAGGATCAGCAGTTATCACTCTCCTGATTCTAAAAACAAAATTGCAAAAAGCATAA
- a CDS encoding rubrerythrin family protein, with product MTRQFLEDAFCGESKAHMKYLIFSAEAEEKGLKNLSRMWKAIAHAEFVHARNHYRALGYIGSTDDNLQQCIDGENFEVEEMYPVYNNAANFQEENEAVRTTYFALEAEKIHAEWYKNAKKVVEQGKDVEVGKIFICDVCGYTVEGEAPEKCPVCGAPKSKFIEF from the coding sequence ATGACAAGGCAATTCTTAGAAGATGCATTTTGTGGAGAATCAAAAGCTCATATGAAATATCTTATCTTTTCTGCTGAAGCTGAAGAAAAAGGCTTAAAGAATCTTTCTAGAATGTGGAAAGCTATAGCCCATGCTGAGTTTGTACATGCAAGAAACCATTATAGAGCATTGGGATACATTGGCTCAACAGATGATAATTTGCAACAATGTATTGATGGAGAGAATTTTGAAGTAGAAGAGATGTATCCGGTATATAATAACGCAGCTAACTTCCAAGAAGAAAATGAAGCAGTAAGAACAACTTACTTCGCATTAGAAGCGGAAAAAATCCACGCAGAATGGTATAAAAACGCTAAAAAAGTTGTTGAACAAGGTAAGGATGTAGAGGTTGGTAAGATATTTATATGCGATGTTTGTGGTTACACAGTAGAGGGAGAAGCTCCAGAAAAATGTCCAGTTTGTGGAGCCCCAAAAAGTAAATTTATAGAATTTTAG
- a CDS encoding HD domain-containing protein — MNREEALELLNENLKTENLVTHSLAVGAIMKELAIRLNQDKEKWEITGLLHDLDYEITKNDPENHAVKTVEMLNDKVDDETKNAILAHNEKKELETNIEIALYAADQLSGLIVAAVLVRPTKDINELTVKSLKKKFKDKAFARGADRDKIKEISKLNIELNEFFEIGIRGMANIKDELRLDG; from the coding sequence TTGAATAGGGAAGAAGCTTTAGAACTGTTGAATGAAAATTTAAAAACCGAGAATCTTGTTACACATAGTTTAGCTGTAGGGGCAATAATGAAAGAACTGGCAATTAGATTGAATCAAGATAAAGAAAAATGGGAAATAACAGGGTTGCTCCATGATTTAGATTATGAAATAACAAAAAACGATCCTGAGAATCATGCAGTGAAAACAGTGGAAATGCTTAATGATAAAGTTGATGATGAAACTAAAAACGCAATATTGGCTCACAATGAAAAAAAGGAGCTAGAAACTAATATAGAAATAGCTTTATACGCTGCGGACCAACTTTCTGGGCTTATAGTAGCTGCCGTATTAGTTAGACCAACAAAAGATATAAACGAATTAACTGTAAAATCTTTAAAGAAAAAATTCAAGGACAAGGCTTTTGCAAGGGGAGCAGACAGGGATAAGATAAAAGAAATTTCAAAGTTAAATATAGAGTTGAACGAATTCTTTGAGATAGGCATTAGAGGAATGGCGAATATTAAAGATGAACTTAGATTGGATGGATAA
- a CDS encoding 2'-5' RNA ligase family protein, producing MQALLSILPQPFYDRITKLWEELENEFNIKWVKDNIPFPHITWSVAEQYKNIDIKGAIKKATKELDSIAIKTEGLALFTGKKMTLYIPIKPTKELLDFHGHLWDIVNVNETKLNVYYSPKNWFPHITLAVEDINKQNIGNVISYLSERKFKYQIKLESISMVYREVGKDVKIDETFGIPKKPKKKRKNSR from the coding sequence ATGCAAGCCCTCTTAAGTATTTTACCTCAGCCATTTTACGATAGAATAACAAAATTGTGGGAAGAGTTAGAAAATGAATTTAATATAAAATGGGTAAAAGATAACATACCCTTTCCACATATAACATGGAGTGTGGCAGAGCAATATAAAAATATAGATATAAAAGGTGCGATAAAAAAAGCCACAAAAGAATTAGATTCAATTGCTATAAAAACTGAAGGACTTGCCTTATTTACTGGTAAAAAAATGACTTTATATATTCCAATAAAACCAACCAAGGAACTGCTCGATTTTCACGGGCACCTATGGGATATCGTAAATGTTAACGAAACGAAACTTAATGTATACTATTCTCCAAAAAATTGGTTCCCCCATATTACTTTAGCAGTTGAAGATATTAACAAACAAAACATCGGTAACGTAATAAGTTATCTTTCTGAAAGAAAATTTAAGTACCAGATAAAATTAGAGTCTATCTCAATGGTATATAGAGAAGTCGGTAAAGATGTAAAAATCGATGAAACTTTTGGAATTCCTAAAAAACCGAAAAAGAAAAGAAAAAATTCTAGGTAG